A genome region from bacterium SCSIO 12844 includes the following:
- a CDS encoding ATP-binding protein — protein MEAISKIESFVEQMKLKAEKKKQHCDKHQIGYLYSCSQCDAEIKQAQERAYQVGVLLTQSGIRKRFEKACFENFKPENHHDQINFKLAKNYADNFDVMKENGKNIVMYGGTGTGKNYLAVSIMRELISLYSAKVKVITAYNLIYSINETYSPNCHKTERQVKQEYLSYDFLVIDEFDLNRGTESDNLQLFDVINDRYEEMLPTAIISNLNREQLEKRVGQRVISRLLDGGVIMKFTGVDRRKNQVCNGGVKL, from the coding sequence ATGGAAGCAATAAGTAAAATTGAAAGCTTTGTAGAGCAAATGAAGCTTAAAGCTGAGAAGAAAAAACAACATTGTGATAAACATCAGATTGGTTATCTCTATAGCTGTTCACAATGTGATGCTGAGATTAAACAAGCTCAAGAAAGAGCATATCAAGTAGGTGTTTTATTAACTCAGTCAGGTATTAGAAAACGTTTTGAAAAAGCATGTTTTGAAAATTTTAAGCCTGAGAATCATCATGATCAAATAAATTTTAAGTTGGCTAAGAACTATGCTGATAATTTCGATGTCATGAAAGAAAATGGCAAAAACATTGTCATGTATGGTGGTACAGGCACAGGTAAAAATTATTTGGCTGTTAGCATTATGCGAGAATTAATCAGCCTATATAGCGCTAAGGTAAAAGTAATTACGGCGTATAACTTGATCTACAGCATTAACGAAACTTACTCACCAAACTGTCATAAAACCGAGCGCCAAGTTAAGCAAGAATATCTTAGCTATGATTTTTTAGTGATTGATGAGTTTGATTTAAATCGTGGCACTGAGTCAGATAATTTACAGTTGTTTGATGTTATCAACGATCGTTATGAAGAAATGTTGCCAACAGCAATTATTTCTAACCTCAATCGAGAGCAGTTAGAGAAGCGAGTAGGACAGCGTGTCATATCGCGCCTACTAGATGGTGGTGTAATCATGAAGTTTACTGGAGTCGATAGAAGGAAAAATCAAGTTTGTAATGGAGGGGTAAAATTATGA
- the bet gene encoding phage recombination protein Bet yields the protein MSQQLQVVNYKSPVVTEQQLKTYLSSMGSNLKPEHQTQFIELAKAFNLNPFKREIYGVSYKDNFNIIVGFEVYLKRAEASGQLEGWRAWTEGNKPDLKACVEIKRRDWSEPYYHEVYFEEYKQENKMWSTKPRTMLKKVAIAQGFRLAFPLELGGIPYMEDELPDLEITDVTTKEKKNSLVINKLYTKIKAHGLSDEEIPDFAKFANFSRDDIDSCWCALNRFNKLFQDYQNSKAIDHESL from the coding sequence ATGAGTCAGCAGTTACAAGTAGTTAATTATAAAAGTCCTGTAGTAACAGAGCAGCAGTTGAAAACGTATTTGTCATCAATGGGAAGTAACCTAAAGCCTGAACATCAAACGCAGTTTATAGAGCTTGCAAAAGCATTTAATCTTAATCCATTTAAGCGTGAAATATATGGGGTAAGTTATAAAGATAATTTTAATATCATTGTTGGTTTTGAGGTTTATTTAAAGCGTGCAGAAGCTAGTGGTCAATTAGAAGGTTGGAGAGCTTGGACAGAAGGTAACAAACCTGATTTAAAGGCATGTGTTGAAATTAAACGTAGAGATTGGAGTGAACCTTATTACCATGAAGTTTATTTTGAGGAGTATAAACAAGAAAATAAAATGTGGTCTACAAAGCCACGCACAATGCTTAAAAAAGTTGCCATAGCTCAGGGTTTTCGTTTGGCATTTCCACTTGAATTAGGTGGAATCCCCTATATGGAAGATGAACTGCCAGATTTAGAAATTACGGATGTTACAACCAAAGAAAAGAAAAATAGTCTGGTCATAAACAAGCTTTACACAAAAATCAAAGCGCATGGTCTTAGTGATGAGGAAATACCTGATTTTGCTAAATTTGCAAATTTCAGTAGAGATGATATTGACAGTTGTTGGTGCGCATTAAATCGCTTTAATAAGTTATTTCAAGATTATCAAAATTCAAAGGCAATTGATCATGAATCTTTATGA
- a CDS encoding siphovirus Gp157 family protein, with the protein MNLYEINHAIMQTLSNSVDEETGEVIGNFDIEKLDELNLAREVKILNIAKLIKNLSAEQAAINHEKSKFQQWESSIKSRVESLKNYLISNLREGEKFKDTQIMVSYKKPMQKVHISDVEVLPDEFKKISVLADKAKIKRQLLDGEIVSGAKLELGEPSVLIK; encoded by the coding sequence ATGAATCTTTATGAAATTAATCATGCAATTATGCAAACACTATCTAATTCTGTTGATGAAGAGACAGGTGAAGTCATTGGTAATTTCGATATAGAAAAGTTAGATGAATTAAATCTAGCACGTGAAGTTAAAATTTTGAATATTGCCAAATTGATTAAAAACCTAAGTGCTGAACAGGCAGCAATTAATCATGAAAAATCAAAATTTCAACAATGGGAAAGTTCGATCAAAAGTCGTGTTGAATCACTGAAAAATTATTTAATAAGTAACTTAAGGGAGGGCGAAAAATTCAAGGATACACAAATTATGGTTAGTTATAAAAAACCAATGCAGAAGGTTCATATTTCAGATGTAGAAGTTTTGCCAGATGAATTTAAAAAGATTTCAGTTTTAGCAGATAAGGCAAAGATCAAAAGGCAACTTCTTGATGGTGAAATTGTATCAGGAGCAAAGCTTGAGTTGGGTGAGCCAAGTGTTTTGATTAAGTAA
- a CDS encoding phage regulatory protein/antirepressor Ant has product MSELAVLNNQELTMSSLEIAELTGKRHDHVIRDIKKMLNELEITHPKFGGSYIDSTGRRLKCYYLPKRETLILVSGYNMGMRAKIIDRWQELEEKQETSFEIPQTLPEALRLAANLVEENLTLRIDNEKKSCLIDEYQPKAEYLDQILSSTSLVTITQIAKDYGMSGRAMNELLHEIGIQYKINNQWLLYSQYQSKGYTQSYTHLRMINVSYNHDLTEVKMVSKWTQKGRLFLYNKLKYVGILPMLESKVA; this is encoded by the coding sequence ATGAGTGAATTAGCGGTATTAAATAATCAAGAGTTAACAATGTCTAGTCTTGAGATTGCTGAGCTAACAGGTAAGAGGCATGATCATGTAATTCGAGATATTAAAAAAATGTTAAATGAACTTGAAATCACTCACCCCAAATTTGGGGGCAGCTACATAGATAGTACTGGGAGGCGGTTAAAGTGTTATTACTTACCAAAGCGTGAAACATTAATTTTAGTCTCAGGATATAATATGGGTATGCGTGCTAAAATTATTGATCGTTGGCAAGAGCTAGAAGAAAAACAAGAAACATCATTTGAAATACCGCAAACATTACCCGAAGCATTAAGATTAGCAGCTAATTTAGTTGAAGAAAACTTAACACTTAGAATTGATAATGAAAAAAAGTCATGCTTAATTGATGAATATCAGCCAAAAGCCGAGTATTTAGATCAGATATTAAGTTCAACTTCACTTGTGACCATAACTCAAATAGCTAAAGATTACGGTATGAGTGGTCGTGCAATGAATGAACTTTTGCATGAAATAGGCATTCAGTACAAAATTAATAACCAATGGCTGTTATATAGTCAATATCAATCAAAAGGTTATACACAAAGTTATACACATTTAAGAATGATAAATGTTAGTTATAATCATGATTTAACTGAAGTTAAAATGGTATCAAAATGGACACAGAAAGGTCGCTTGTTTTTATATAACAAATTGAAGTATGTAGGTATTTTACCAATGCTTGAATCCAAAGTAGCTTGA
- a CDS encoding curli production assembly protein CsgF, with amino-acid sequence MQNHANTCIAINKFILLFQILHKNLFCYIYFYVKQKKLRLLMMLKIILLSFLLVFNLNSMASTLIYQPVSPSFGGNPLNGPFLLRSAELQDDHKPPSSGSRSSANTAAERLKARLDSVIASQLASSILKNVIDDDGNLSAGSVETDSFTVSVTEIGSSFIINLDDKVTGESSEITITN; translated from the coding sequence ATGCAAAATCATGCAAACACTTGTATCGCCATTAATAAATTTATTTTATTGTTTCAAATATTACATAAAAATTTATTTTGTTATATTTATTTTTATGTAAAACAAAAAAAATTAAGGCTACTTATGATGCTTAAAATTATTTTATTATCTTTTTTGTTGGTGTTTAATTTAAATTCTATGGCCTCCACATTAATTTATCAGCCTGTCAGTCCCTCATTTGGAGGCAATCCTTTAAATGGGCCTTTTCTACTCCGTAGTGCTGAGCTACAAGATGATCATAAACCTCCTTCATCTGGGAGTAGATCATCAGCAAATACTGCTGCCGAGAGATTAAAGGCAAGATTAGATTCAGTTATTGCTTCACAGTTAGCTAGTTCAATCTTAAAAAATGTGATTGATGATGATGGTAACTTAAGTGCAGGTTCGGTTGAAACAGATTCATTTACCGTTTCTGTCACAGAAATAGGTAGTAGCTTCATTATTAATTTAGATGATAAAGTAACGGGAGAGTCAAGTGAAATTACTATTACTAATTAA
- a CDS encoding transporter, with protein sequence MKLLLLINNIKITTLFMVLILLTGCATNQKRIKQPVYDENVYSQAFMKTFPKEKLNVSIFEFKDYTGKYQGALNGQSVYSKVVTQDPESVLITKLLASDWFNVLERTVLKNILTERKLSELSNKEKFSKLAYSRYALAGGIIDYESNTLTGGLGAKYFGIGGSTEYRADQMTISLRLIDIETGSILSSTVLTDQVYSYGLSLGVFQFVSYKKLLEAEGGFTRNEPKILVLNSLLEESVKQLIQDSIELGIFSVKETSSNIKQIKS encoded by the coding sequence GTGAAATTACTATTACTAATTAATAATATCAAAATAACTACACTGTTTATGGTTCTAATACTATTAACAGGTTGTGCTACAAACCAAAAAAGAATCAAGCAGCCTGTTTATGATGAGAATGTCTATTCACAAGCTTTTATGAAAACTTTTCCTAAAGAAAAACTTAATGTATCAATTTTTGAATTTAAAGATTATACGGGGAAATATCAAGGTGCACTAAATGGTCAAAGTGTTTATTCAAAAGTAGTTACTCAAGACCCAGAGTCTGTCTTAATTACTAAACTATTGGCAAGTGATTGGTTTAATGTATTAGAGCGAACGGTGTTAAAAAATATTTTAACTGAAAGAAAGTTATCTGAATTAAGTAACAAAGAGAAATTCTCTAAACTTGCATACTCGCGTTATGCACTTGCAGGTGGAATTATTGATTATGAATCTAATACATTAACAGGAGGGCTTGGTGCAAAATATTTTGGTATTGGAGGTTCTACTGAATATAGAGCTGATCAGATGACCATAAGTTTAAGATTAATTGATATTGAGACAGGATCAATTTTAAGCTCTACTGTTTTGACGGATCAAGTTTATTCATATGGATTGAGTCTAGGGGTTTTTCAGTTTGTAAGCTATAAGAAATTATTGGAAGCTGAAGGTGGCTTTACAAGAAATGAACCCAAGATTCTTGTATTAAATAGCTTACTAGAAGAATCTGTTAAACAGCTTATTCAAGATAGTATTGAATTAGGTATTTTTAGTGTAAAAGAAACAAGCAGTAATATAAAACAAATAAAAAGTTGA